A genomic region of Dunckerocampus dactyliophorus isolate RoL2022-P2 chromosome 10, RoL_Ddac_1.1, whole genome shotgun sequence contains the following coding sequences:
- the mibp gene encoding muscle-specific beta 1 integrin binding protein isoform X1: MKYVIGIGGVTNGGKTTLTDKLVKNLPNCCVVHQDDFFKKPDQIEVGDDGFKQWDVITALDMEAMGNTVKGWMENPVKFARSHGVTLLSSPDVANPEKQIHILIVEGFLLYNDPQLLDVYDKCYYITIPYEECKRRRSTRQYTVPDPPGLFDGHVWPMYLKHRREMEDSSLHIEYLDGLKSKEDIYNQVYEDIQNNLLNRL; the protein is encoded by the exons ATGAAATACGTTATAGGAATTGGCGG AGTGACAAATGGTGGTAAAACCACCCTGACAGATAAGTTGGTCAAGAATTTGCCcaactgctgtgttgtgcaccAGGATGACTTCTTCAAG AAACCCGATCAGATAGAAGTCGGGGACGACGGCTTTAAACAATGGGATG TGATCACAGCTTTGGACATGGAGGCCATGGGCAACACAGTCAAAGGCTGGATGGAAAACCCGGTGAAGTTTGCCCGTTCTCACGGTGTCACGTTGTTGTCTTCCCCTGATGTGGCCAACCCGGAGAAGCAGATCCACATCCTCATTGTGGAGGGCTTCCTGCTCTATAACGACCC GCAGCTGCTGGACGTGTATGACAAGTGCTATTACATCACCATTCCCTACGAGGAGTGCAAGAGGAGGAGAAG CACGAGACAATACACCGTCCCGGACCCCCCCGGCCTGTTTGATGGCCACGTTTGGCCCATGTACCTCAAGCACCGCAGAGAGATGGAGGACAGCAGCTTACATATCG AGTACCTGGATGGATTAAAATCAAAAGAAGACATCTACAACCAGGTGTACGAGGACATTCAGAACAACCTCCTTAATCGTTTATAG
- the mibp gene encoding muscle-specific beta 1 integrin binding protein isoform X2: MEAMGNTVKGWMENPVKFARSHGVTLLSSPDVANPEKQIHILIVEGFLLYNDPQLLDVYDKCYYITIPYEECKRRRSTRQYTVPDPPGLFDGHVWPMYLKHRREMEDSSLHIEYLDGLKSKEDIYNQVYEDIQNNLLNRL; this comes from the exons ATGGAGGCCATGGGCAACACAGTCAAAGGCTGGATGGAAAACCCGGTGAAGTTTGCCCGTTCTCACGGTGTCACGTTGTTGTCTTCCCCTGATGTGGCCAACCCGGAGAAGCAGATCCACATCCTCATTGTGGAGGGCTTCCTGCTCTATAACGACCC GCAGCTGCTGGACGTGTATGACAAGTGCTATTACATCACCATTCCCTACGAGGAGTGCAAGAGGAGGAGAAG CACGAGACAATACACCGTCCCGGACCCCCCCGGCCTGTTTGATGGCCACGTTTGGCCCATGTACCTCAAGCACCGCAGAGAGATGGAGGACAGCAGCTTACATATCG AGTACCTGGATGGATTAAAATCAAAAGAAGACATCTACAACCAGGTGTACGAGGACATTCAGAACAACCTCCTTAATCGTTTATAG
- the loxl5a gene encoding lysyl oxidase-like 5a isoform X1 → MEKFPEFLLLCVLGVLVALSGAQHHLARTGAGPWRQRFQWESNGRVYSLLSTGTQYRPVAQSRRRTQLLLTTTNAHSPPRSTSVDLSEPGRAEAAVPRDQAWSERRAAAAASSSQEFSGGERSASGDDTGAPTDAPSLDFTQRPPGRLDSTPRPTSGWVTVANDEGDAGRTETPNLDHRRGGPEPAQPSRLSSNVVEVHYSQQSTDPDVSDPRDPHSIHHRNSVFYNVYPPDQRNRVPARPVLPGPGHGTRFFYNGLPDLIPDPYYIQAASYIQRVQMYALRCAAEENCLSRSAYHPSVRELDYRVLLRFPQRVKNQGTADFLPMKPRHQWEWHSCHQHYHSMEAFSNYDLLDPSTGRKVSEGHKASFCLEDTSCDRGVRRRFACTTHTQGLSPGCYDTYHANIDCQWIDITDVPPGNYTLQVTVNPSRLVQESDFSNNVAQCDIRYTGSHVQATNCRISKS, encoded by the exons ATGGAGAAGTTCCCCGAGTTCCTGCTGCTCTGCGTCCTCGGTGTTCTGGTGGCTCTGAGCGGCGCTCAGCATCACCTCGCACGCACGGGGGCGGGTCCGTGGAGGCAGCGCTTCCAGTGGGAGAGCAACGGCCGGGTGTACAGTTTGCTGAGCACCGGGACCCAGTACCGACCGGTGGCGCAGTCCAGGAGACGAACCCAGCTGCTGCTGACCACCACAAACGCTCACTCGCCTCCCAGAAGCACGTCCGTTGATCTCAGCGAGCCCGGTCGAGCGGAGGCTGCGGTTCCGAGGGACCAGGCGTGGTCAGAGCGCAGAGCAGCGGCGGCAGCCTCCAGCAGCCAGGAGTTCTCCGGCGGAGAGCGGAGCGCGTCCGGAGACGACACCGGCGCGCCGACCGATGCGCCATCTCTGGATTTTACGCAGAGACCGCCGGGACGCTTGGATTCCACTCCCCGGCCCACATCTGGATGGGTAACGGTGGCTAACGACGAAGGAGATGCGGGTCGCACTGAAACGCCAAATTTGGACCACAGACGAGGCGGACCGGAGCCGGCACAGCCCTCAAGACTGTCCAGCAACGTGGTGGAGGTACATTACTCTCAACAGAGCACGGATCCGGATGTGAGTGACCCGCGGGATCCGCACAGTATCCATCACAGGAACTCCGTTTTTTATAACGTCTACCCACCGGACCAAAGGAACAGAGTCCCTGCAAGACCAGTTCTACCAGGACCGGGCCACGGCACCAGGTTCTTCTACAACG GTCTCCCGGACCTGATCCCCGACCCGTACTACATCCAAGCTGCATCTTACATCCAGAGAGTGCAGATGTACGCCCTGCGCTGCGCTGCTGAGGAGAACTGCCTGTCCAG GTCTGCGTACCATCCCAGCGTGAGAGAGCTGGACTACAGGGTTCTTCTGAGGTTCCCCCAGCGTGTGAAGAACCAAGGAACAGCAGACTTCCTCCCAATGAAGCCCAGGCACCAGTGGGAATGGCACAGCTGTCATCA gcacTACCACAGCATGGAGGCCTTTAGCAACTACGACCTGCTGGATCCTTCCACCGGACGCAAAGTGTCCGAGGGACACAAGGCCAGTTTCTGTCTGGAGGACACGTCGTGCGACCGGGGCGTACGGAGACGCTTTGCCTGCACCACTCACACACAG GGTCTCAGTCCGGGTTGCTACGATACCTACCACGCCAACATCGACTGCCAGTGGATCGACATCACCGACGTGCCACCGGGGAACTACACGCTCCAG GTGACGGTGAACCCCAGTCGGCTGGTTCAGGAGTCGGACTTCTCCAACAACGTGGCTCAGTGTGACATCCGCTACACAGGAAGCCACGTGCAAGCCACAAACTGCAGAATCAGCAA AAGCTGA
- the loxl5a gene encoding lysyl oxidase-like 5a isoform X2 — translation MEKFPEFLLLCVLGVLVALSGAQHHLARTGAGPWRQRFQWESNGRVYSLLSTGTQYRPVAQSRRRTQLLLTTTNAHSPPRSTSVDLSEPGRAEAAVPRDQAWSERRAAAAASSSQEFSGGERSASGDDTGAPTDAPSLDFTQRPPGRLDSTPRPTSGWVTVANDEGDAGRTETPNLDHRRGGPEPAQPSRLSSNVVEVHYSQQSTDPDVSDPRDPHSIHHRNSVFYNVYPPDQRNRVPARPVLPGPGHGTRFFYNGLPDLIPDPYYIQAASYIQRVQMYALRCAAEENCLSRSAYHPSVRELDYRVLLRFPQRVKNQGTADFLPMKPRHQWEWHSCHQHYHSMEAFSNYDLLDPSTGRKVSEGHKASFCLEDTSCDRGVRRRFACTTHTQGLSPGCYDTYHANIDCQWIDITDVPPGNYTLQKLT, via the exons ATGGAGAAGTTCCCCGAGTTCCTGCTGCTCTGCGTCCTCGGTGTTCTGGTGGCTCTGAGCGGCGCTCAGCATCACCTCGCACGCACGGGGGCGGGTCCGTGGAGGCAGCGCTTCCAGTGGGAGAGCAACGGCCGGGTGTACAGTTTGCTGAGCACCGGGACCCAGTACCGACCGGTGGCGCAGTCCAGGAGACGAACCCAGCTGCTGCTGACCACCACAAACGCTCACTCGCCTCCCAGAAGCACGTCCGTTGATCTCAGCGAGCCCGGTCGAGCGGAGGCTGCGGTTCCGAGGGACCAGGCGTGGTCAGAGCGCAGAGCAGCGGCGGCAGCCTCCAGCAGCCAGGAGTTCTCCGGCGGAGAGCGGAGCGCGTCCGGAGACGACACCGGCGCGCCGACCGATGCGCCATCTCTGGATTTTACGCAGAGACCGCCGGGACGCTTGGATTCCACTCCCCGGCCCACATCTGGATGGGTAACGGTGGCTAACGACGAAGGAGATGCGGGTCGCACTGAAACGCCAAATTTGGACCACAGACGAGGCGGACCGGAGCCGGCACAGCCCTCAAGACTGTCCAGCAACGTGGTGGAGGTACATTACTCTCAACAGAGCACGGATCCGGATGTGAGTGACCCGCGGGATCCGCACAGTATCCATCACAGGAACTCCGTTTTTTATAACGTCTACCCACCGGACCAAAGGAACAGAGTCCCTGCAAGACCAGTTCTACCAGGACCGGGCCACGGCACCAGGTTCTTCTACAACG GTCTCCCGGACCTGATCCCCGACCCGTACTACATCCAAGCTGCATCTTACATCCAGAGAGTGCAGATGTACGCCCTGCGCTGCGCTGCTGAGGAGAACTGCCTGTCCAG GTCTGCGTACCATCCCAGCGTGAGAGAGCTGGACTACAGGGTTCTTCTGAGGTTCCCCCAGCGTGTGAAGAACCAAGGAACAGCAGACTTCCTCCCAATGAAGCCCAGGCACCAGTGGGAATGGCACAGCTGTCATCA gcacTACCACAGCATGGAGGCCTTTAGCAACTACGACCTGCTGGATCCTTCCACCGGACGCAAAGTGTCCGAGGGACACAAGGCCAGTTTCTGTCTGGAGGACACGTCGTGCGACCGGGGCGTACGGAGACGCTTTGCCTGCACCACTCACACACAG GGTCTCAGTCCGGGTTGCTACGATACCTACCACGCCAACATCGACTGCCAGTGGATCGACATCACCGACGTGCCACCGGGGAACTACACGCTCCAG AAGCTGACCTGA